In Halopseudomonas nanhaiensis, a single window of DNA contains:
- a CDS encoding efflux RND transporter periplasmic adaptor subunit gives MSLTNVSAFRLLCPLIVCSALATGCSSEEGPADAPPRVALVQSLQPADASSGPLRFAGVVRSAESSQLAFEVPGRVERFLIDEGGQIERGQPLAELDSTDYQLQLREAEARVAQLEADLARKRTLQTEGILAPAAVEQLQAQVVSAQVARDTARRNLGHATLKAPFPGTVAAQLVEPQMVVSAGTPVLSIQSDGPIEVRVDLPETAASALPLDRTLQAEGELVTSGASIELRYKEHSTQPSPGGRTYQLVLQGEPPAGHTLLPGMAVRVRLNRPAAQETDESQGFRVPLSALMSSPAGDHFIWIAVDGQAQRRDVEVVSLHEEYVVIRGERLERGSAVIVAGGSQLSDGLSVRAQERR, from the coding sequence ATGTCACTTACGAACGTCTCCGCTTTCCGGCTGTTGTGTCCCCTGATTGTCTGTTCTGCGCTCGCGACCGGTTGTTCCTCGGAGGAAGGCCCGGCCGACGCACCTCCCCGTGTAGCCCTGGTGCAATCCCTTCAGCCAGCCGATGCCTCCAGCGGTCCGCTGCGCTTTGCTGGCGTGGTGCGCAGCGCGGAGTCTTCGCAGCTCGCTTTCGAGGTCCCCGGACGCGTCGAGCGGTTTCTGATCGACGAGGGCGGGCAGATCGAACGTGGCCAGCCACTGGCCGAGCTGGACAGCACCGACTATCAACTGCAGCTGCGCGAAGCCGAAGCACGGGTGGCACAGCTGGAGGCTGATCTGGCGCGCAAGCGGACGCTTCAGACTGAGGGCATCCTTGCTCCGGCGGCTGTCGAGCAGCTGCAGGCGCAGGTCGTTTCAGCTCAGGTTGCACGCGACACCGCCCGGCGCAATCTCGGACATGCCACATTGAAGGCCCCCTTTCCCGGCACCGTCGCCGCGCAACTGGTCGAGCCACAAATGGTCGTTTCAGCCGGTACGCCTGTGCTGTCGATCCAGAGCGACGGCCCAATCGAGGTGCGTGTCGATCTTCCGGAGACGGCGGCCTCCGCGCTGCCGCTCGACCGGACACTGCAGGCCGAAGGCGAACTGGTCACCTCCGGAGCCAGCATCGAACTGCGCTACAAGGAGCACAGCACCCAGCCCTCCCCCGGCGGGCGCACCTACCAACTGGTACTCCAGGGCGAGCCGCCGGCGGGGCACACCCTGCTCCCGGGGATGGCCGTGCGGGTGCGCCTGAACCGGCCTGCTGCGCAGGAAACCGACGAATCCCAAGGGTTTCGCGTACCGCTCTCGGCGTTGATGAGCTCCCCCGCTGGCGATCACTTCATCTGGATAGCCGTTGATGGCCAGGCGCAACGACGCGACGTGGAGGTAGTCAGCCTGCACGAGGAGTACGTGGTCATTCGCGGTGAGCGTCTTGAACGAGGGAGCGCGGTCATCGTAGCCGGAGGTAGTCAGCTCTCCGACGGACTCAGCGTCCGCGCGCAGGAGCGTCGCTGA